A stretch of DNA from Cyprinus carpio isolate SPL01 chromosome A25, ASM1834038v1, whole genome shotgun sequence:
GCTGTCATCACACTTCCTGCACTCAGCATCTCTTTTAGAGCCCAGAGTTCATCCAAGTTTATGGTATGCACTTGGCGAGTTCCTCACGTTGCAGAGAAGCACTTGAACCAGCCCTCCCTCTCACCAGTCGAATGTTCAGGTGTGTATCTGACTGTGTGTTGGCTTTTCCCAGCAGTGTTCAGCCGCGTGGAGCTCAGCTGGAAGGTGAGCTGGTGAAAATGAGCCTGCACGGAGCCAGCGGAGGAGGACCCCTGGACCACTCCAGGGAGAGATGGCGCTCTGGTGATCGCTCCAGGGATTCTTCACATGAAAGAGGCGACGGACAGCTGACCCCCTGCATCAGGAACGTCACCTCACCAATACGCCAGCACCTCAGTGGTGAGCTTTGGATTGTTCATTCTGTACCATTTAAAAAAACTCTCAAATctttcaaaatacatttcttgttttaatattaatcCTATATATTAATtagttgtatttatataattattatataaatgtattaatttactaCCTACTACTACCTTTTTTATAGACATTCAGTGTGGTCAGTCAGataatttttaacagttttgatgctcatcaaggctgcatttacttgatcaaaacagtaatgttgtgaaatatgattaattttaaaataactttttgcttttgtaatatgttttagaatgcaatttattcctgtgctgcaaagatgaattttcaacagccattgctccagtcttcagggtcacgtgatccttcagaaataattctgatgtgctgatttgctgctcaagaaaaaaaagtcttatttttaatgatgaaaacagttgtgctgcttaatttttttttgtttaaactgatCAATTTTTTCAAGACTCttggatgaacagaaagttcaaaataatttattagaaattaatttgattaattttatttgattgctgaataaacattaatatctttcaaaaatatcttaaggaCCCCTAAACTTTTCAACAGAAGtctacataaaatttaaattttgtttacgTTTTTCTACTGAATCGTGAGGGTTAAAATCTCATGCTGCAATTTGCCAACTGTCgctgaatttaatttattgaattacCATTTATGTACACTGATGGCTTCTATCTTTACTGATGCTTAAGTCGGTACAGGGAAGCTTCACTTGTATTGTTTGACTCCTGTCTTAACTTCCATGTTGATTCCTCAGACCGTGAACGGGACTCAGGCTGCTCATCGCGCTCCACGAGTCCCAGGCCTCAGAAAGCATGCACCTCCAGCCTGTTCTATGGCGAACCTCATAGTAAAACCCTCAGCTCTGACATGATCTACGTGTGCGAAAATGTCAAGGAGGGCCCTCGCAGTTTGAGGACTGCCGAAAGAGTCACTCTGATTGTAGACAACACACGTTTTGTGGTCGACCCATCCATCTTCACTGCCCAGCCCAACACCATGCTCGGCGGGTAAGATAAACTTCGGTCACCTCTTTCAATTTGTCTGTTGATTATTGGTTCAATACAATCATTCACTTTGTCatattgtgtcagtgttttaataaataactgGTGGGCTTTGTCTTGAAGGATGTTTGGGTCTGGACGGGAACACAACTTCACGCGTCCTAATGAAAAGGGAGAGTATGAGGTTGCTGAGGGAATCAGCTCCACCGTGTTTAGAGCCATTTTGGTGAGTGCActatgctttaaaaactttacttAGGTTTTACATATTGGCCTAGTGTACTGCATATACTGATTAAGTACCGGATTAGACTGTAGTTTCAAAATTCACATGAATTGTTAAAACTCATTGCAGATGTATTTCACATATAAAAATGACAACTCAGCAGAACGTTTTCCCTACTGTCTGGTTTCTTTGGTTTCCTTTATTATCTTCAGAGTCAGTTCTagcatgttttgtctttttgttccTGCCTTATCACTTTACTGACCTTGaaatcaattaatatttaataaaacgcATAGTTCTGATCCTAGATGATTAATGGTTTTGATAAAATTGCAGGGCTTTTATGGTATGAATGTACAAATCTACACATTTTTGTGGTTGTCTTTAGAATAATGTCTTCATCTTCACCATAAATTATCAGATGgattgtgtgcatatatatatatatatacctgtatatataggACAGTGCTCACAAAAGATATATGAATGCGTTCTTCATACTAATAGAAACATTGACAAAAGGTGAGATTCGACAGCGAGACCTAatcatttcagtttatttgttGCAAAGCTGTTTAAATAATTGTAGTTGCAATTCTTTTAAAGCAGATCAATTCAAAGATGTAATATTGCAAATAACttgaacttctttttttttccttgctgaAATTTCCTTGCCCACATTATGCTATTTTCATGAAATGTTCAAGATTTGAGTGCATCTGAAAGTTTGCATTGAGATGTGTatggtgttttaaaatgcaatttatgaataatatattgataatattttaaataatttgtaataataaaaatggtagtaaataaaacttttaataagaCTGTGTATTTTTGCTAagaataataaagttaaaataattgttaaagaaaaaaagtagtagcttgatttttatatatactataaaattataaaaagtaattttttttaaagctatgtatatgtgtatattagaGGTCTGCAAGCCTGTTGGGTCTCGATGGGGCTTAACACGCTGAGTTCATTCGGGCCGGGCTcaggccatgtttttttttttttttttacagatcagGCTAGAGTCGGGCTCGGGCTCATTTAGCTTCTCTCCTTTTATTGTGCCCATATACACTGCgtttattatgcaagtgacatatcaataggattttggtacaataaagagtcagatttttgtttgtgttgtttttcacatctttttagataactggtatcaatctcagacaggtttgttcaatagttttccaggtcttcttaggtaaatggaaaccctattTAAAGAgtttgttccacattattaagcaagtcacagttctcatgaaatatggtgaggaggAAAGATCATTCTGAAGATGAAaggtatgaaacaatgcaatgtcttgcaaaagacatcaaaacaaacaatttttgcgaaaagctaatagaaataattgaactgtcaaaagatttgtgagtgactaagagcacagaagatcttggtcaaagaaagatttattaaggaaagtttctctcaaacaaatgaactgtattttaatggcagctgtaaaaaagccactgctgagcagcagacaggtgtttgaagctactggagtctctagatcctctccatgcagactgacagttgtgtgtaaagctgtgtttcagtcactgctaaccaaacctcacaaagagaaacctgcacaggtTTCTCTTActtaatgagcaaaaatgaccGTGTATGCAAGTGATCGCGTTGGTGCCTCTATGTCCTGCAAAGCacgctttagcttccactctccgcataaactattggatatagcgctcATTTATCTGgatttaacgtttaaacattgttatatgcttgaactgttttatatgtatagatttttttttaggcaagtcgtgatgatttgagaaggctaaattgatcaaatatagGCTATGATCAGCTCACTGTCTGCCACTGGCCGCttgatcattattttaaaaaacaaaaacttatatgtaacgaacaaaaaatgctccaaatgtttttcgcaattaacttaataaacaacgaaacaaaatataatcactttgccattacatacaaaactgaactatttttaataactgaaacaGTAGTATGAGCTGTTTGGGAGAAGGAGGGGAAAAAGAAGTGCTTGGCGCCAGTtattctgataagctgtcagacacgggccgggctagggcctaaatttgaggccgtGCGGGACTCTattttatataatctaatatgtaggcctacaattttttttacgTTGAAAATTAAcatctctttatctctctctctctctttctatatatatatatattacattacattacatatttaaaattgacattttgtatacaattgtgtttaaatttgaaaaaacaacaactatttgGACAACTTTGGCATTGATTACAAGCCCATCTCTTTAACATTGAAAGGGTTAAGCTTCTACCGCGAGGCTCAGCCTAGAGGAAAAATCAGGACAGCACTACAGAAATAACAGCCATATTGaagctttctctttttttcagtgaagTGTTTTGTTGAGCATCTTCATGCTGTCCGTATGTTCAGCTCTTTCGGCATTTGGCTGGCTTTAAatggatcagtgtgtgtgtgaagagtggGAAAAgcagggggtgtgtgtgtgtgtctatctggCATCGGAACCATTTGCTTCTCTTTGGAATAAGTGCTGCTTCAGTAATGGCCGCCTGTTTGTTTTTCCTCTGCGTCTCCCTTTTAACCGGCAGGATTACTACAAATCGGGGATAATCCGTTGCCCCGATGGGATATCCATCCCCGAGCTGAGAGAGGCATGTGACTACCTTTGCATCGCCTTCGACTACAGCACCATCAAGTGCAGAGACCTCAGTGAGTATTTATTAACATGACAAGTGCACCAACGATTCGTCTTTTTGTGTCGGAAAAGGCTCTGATTGTCACGGCAACAGCTGAACTGGATGGTATTCCGAGCATTTTAGAAGTCTGAGGATGGTAGATGCGAGAGAGCAGAAGTAGGTCAGTGGCGTATCTGATGAGATTGCCAGATATGGGTCACTGGATGCTATTAGCATTACTGGTTTACGTTgtaattgctttttaaatttaaagtaacaTGTGTATGTCATTATATGGCTGGATTGAATCAGTGAGTCAGCTGCTGAATCGTAATGAGCTGATTTGAATAACACTCTGGAACATGTCGGCTGCAGGTGCACTCATGCATGAGCTGTCTAATGATGGCGCCCGGCGGCAGTTTGAGTTCTATCTGGAGGAGATGGTGCTGCCTCTGATGGTGGCCAGCGCTCAGAGCGGAGAGAGGGAGTGTCATGTGGTGGTGCTGACGGACGACGATGTGGTGGACTGGGATGAGGAGTATCCGCCACAGATGGGAGAGGAATACTCACAGAGTCAGTTTACTTTAGCTGCATCTCAATTACACACTGTTTTCTCtatctcaatcactgcattatggGTAATTTCTCAGGGGGTTTATTAGAAGTGATTGTTTGTGGTCATTagtggtgtgcgtgtgtggtttTTGAACACCTTTAACCCATATTGCTGCAAACATGAATGATACCGCAAACTATGCAGCTCTTTGTGTTATGATTTTGACCTTGTAGATGATAAAATGggtgaacaccctagcaaccacatagcaacgcacTAACATAagcaagatttttgtttttagccaGAAAAGTCTGGATGTATCAAAGATCTTTGTAGGTTTGTAAGGAATGTATTAGTATTAATCAAGGTCATAATGGTTTTGTCTTTGTGTCATGCAGTTATATACAGCACAAAACTATACCGCTTCTTCAAATACATTGAAAACCGAGACGTGGCCAAGTCGGTTCTAAAGGAGAGAGGACTGAAGAAAATTCGACTAGGCATTGAAGGTAAGAGACTGAATAACAGGATGTGGATAAGATGGCTTTCAATCGGCTGCTTTCAGATCAACCTGAAATGAAATGAGCTTATTCacacatttaaaggaataatcaaccataattaaaatagaaaatattttaaataatgttggtaatcaaaccgtttcggttcccattgacttccattgtgtgTCAATGGAAAtcaaaatgtttggttaccaacattcttcaaaatatcttccattatattccacacacacaaaaaaaaaaaaagacttacaggttttgaacaacatgagggtgaataattagcTGTTGTTTTTTAGATAATGTTAACTATACTTTTAATTTGCATTCTTGTTAATGCTGTGCCTATGTTTGTCCCTAGGTTACCCAACCTACAAAGAGAAAGTAAAGAAGCGACCCGGTGGACGTCCTGAGGTCATTTACAACTACGTCCAGCGGCCCTTCATCCGTATGTCATGGGAGAAAGAGGAAGGCAAAAGCCGACACGTGGACTTCCAGTGCGTGAAAAGCAAGTCCATCACCAACCTGGCTGCAGCCGCTGCGGACATCCCTCAGGACCAGCTGGTGGTGATGCACCCTGGGCCTCAGGTGGACGAACTAGACATCCTCCCCAACCATCCTCAGCCCAGCCACCAGTATGATCCTGATCCTGATGCCACGTCCCCAGCCAtttgactcacacacacacacacacacacgcacacgtcaCCACTGGAGCACTGCAGAGAGAGGCCAGCCAAGTCCTGCTGCCAAGACCACACTGCCTTTCAAGTCCTCTCCTGCCTTAAGAGTGTCAAAGACGGGCGCCATGGCAGCACATGACCCTTGGACACTTTGCCTTTCTTTCCCAAATGGAACTCAACCAAAGGAGTTTTTTTAATTAGACACTCAAAGTTGATAATCACTCCTTTGATTAGTATCTGAAGTGACTGCTATGTTGTGGTGCTGTGTGGCTGTTTAACTTAGCAATAAAAAGGAGCACAACCCACTGGAGCACCCTGTGAGCGAGTGACCTCATGCGTTAAATTGAGAATCCCTTCTGGTTTTGACATGAGGACGGGGCGTAACGGAGCACCTGTGGAGCTTCACTGTGATGCATGGCCTATGAATGAGTACTGAGATCATGCCACATGTTATTTTACCgaacttttcattttgatgttatTTGTAGCTGAAGTGAGGTGCATCAAGAGAGACATTCCTCTTGTGTACCacttgagaaattttattttaataaacatgatCAAATCAACATGCTTGGTTTATTAGATTTGGTACTAAATATAGAAATTACTTTAATTTCAcctaaaatcaaaaatttaattttgcatagaagactatttttaatatgcatttttgaaacagttaagcacatttcCTGTCACCATTGtattgtcatgaaaatgtgacaatgcaaaaatggttaaaattgaattatgaaatgcttaaaaaagtatataccgtacataaaaatcaatatacattacaattcaaaagattggggtcaataaagttgtttaatgttttttttttaaataatccgTTATACTCTTCaaagctgcatttctttgatttaaaactacaaaataaaaatattacaatttaaaatgttatttactataatatattttgaaatatgatttaatttctgtgatggaaaagctgaattttcatcatcattaccccagtcttgagtgtcacatgatccttcagaaatcattctaatatgctgatttagtgcttaagAAACAAATTTGATactcacctttaaaaaaaaatgccatcacACTTTTTGTCACGCTTATAAAATTAGGCTAGAATTAtgctaataaaatgattttaacctACAAAATAATTCACAATGGCGCTAACTGATTTTTCAGATCTCAGTTGTCAAACTATAGTCTCCTTCCCCTGCcaacacatttaattttacacattAGATTTTACCACTGGATGGCAACATAGAACAAAAATATCTCAGCCACGGACCAATCAAAAGCCAGGAAAAGAGACGTCAGCTGAAGCAGCCTTGAGAAGAGCTCTATGAGGAATCATCTCTAGCAATTCTCCAAAAGACTGATAATCTGTGGCAGCCAGCATATCTATTATTTATCGAGATAAGAACaaatcatatattaataataggtagtgaagtgcaaaacaaaattgttaaaagtaaatgttaaagacaagtttttttattttaaaaatatccacTGCTGATACGTTACACTTTTAccatatatattttgcataaagaaatctTACATAATAGAATTACAATATTAGTTACAATCTCAACAACTTTTGtagtgtaaaaacattaaaacacaaacaaaatgatatatatatatttatatatgtatagaaagATATCCATGTTTGCTGATGGGAACCACAGGAATAGTCCAGGCCCATATTTACAGGGAACCAGGCAGGTCGGGAAAAATCGTGGGAAATGCACAGATCTCCTTTCTGCAGGAGGCGGGTGGAAAAAAGTATGCAGCTCAACCATTCTGTGTGCTTTGAGTAGGAGGTCCTGTATGTAATGGCCGCAGCATGTTAACCTCCGCACACCACTCTGGTGCACTTCCTGTCCAGGAGGCACTGCTGTGCCGAGCAGCTGTGGTGACCTGCAGTTAGACCTGTTTAACCTTGGACCCGAAGAGCATCCTGATGGGAGTCCGCTGTGGTTTCACAAAGGCCAAGGAAGGTCGCTGAAATCCACAGGACCGCCGAGGCCAGCATCAGCTTCTAGAAGGCTCATGATGACGGCCATAGCTGCCTCGTCGTTACTGGGGCTGCTGGATCCGGGCTCTTCCATGATGTCAATACTGAGATGGGAGTTGTCACCTGCAGGCGGAGATTCATTTAGTGCACTTGCTAGAGAATATTAGATGTGATTCACTTATGTGAGATTGATTCAGCGTACTCACTCATTAATGAGTTATTTGAATATGGGTATCCTATCGAATCAGGCCCAGGCACAATTCCTGCTGAAGGCAGATCTGGAGTTCCACCGTTCTGAATCTAAAAGATGAAAATGTTAACGTAAAAGAATACTTTTTCATGcaacttttcaattttttttttttttggggtttttttttttttttatattaatgttttttagtaatttaatcaaagaattcattaaaaatgtgtatgtttttttttttttgctttatatatttGCATCTGTAAATTTTTGAGAAAACAGTCTTGAGAAGCACTTACATataccaaactttacagtttttttaaggtttttatagaggggtttgttgccatattttatacacataacattttattccttaaaatgtgaaaaatgttgacagtattttctgatttttggagtgataaaaaaaagagacattcaAAGTCCCCTTAGTAATAATTCTGAACCCGGCTTTACCCAATGCTTAAGAGTTCTGGGAATGTATGCATCTCGTTTTAATCAGGCACCTGGGGTGTCTTGCCCAAAAggaatagtttaaccaaaaatatacattttcttcaaAT
This window harbors:
- the LOC109067827 gene encoding BTB/POZ domain-containing protein 10-like isoform X1, with translation MPEDAKSPGKPSLCEAARVLCAFIHQLLPCCFVLKTGGSVQPRGAQLEGELVKMSLHGASGGGPLDHSRERWRSGDRSRDSSHERGDGQLTPCIRNVTSPIRQHLSDRERDSGCSSRSTSPRPQKACTSSLFYGEPHSKTLSSDMIYVCENVKEGPRSLRTAERVTLIVDNTRFVVDPSIFTAQPNTMLGGMFGSGREHNFTRPNEKGEYEVAEGISSTVFRAILDYYKSGIIRCPDGISIPELREACDYLCIAFDYSTIKCRDLSALMHELSNDGARRQFEFYLEEMVLPLMVASAQSGERECHVVVLTDDDVVDWDEEYPPQMGEEYSQIIYSTKLYRFFKYIENRDVAKSVLKERGLKKIRLGIEGYPTYKEKVKKRPGGRPEVIYNYVQRPFIRMSWEKEEGKSRHVDFQCVKSKSITNLAAAAADIPQDQLVVMHPGPQVDELDILPNHPQPSHQYDPDPDATSPAI
- the LOC109067827 gene encoding BTB/POZ domain-containing protein 10-like isoform X3 yields the protein MAGHSISYDCHSDWDQWTTCPSRRICRHLSSVQPRGAQLEGELVKMSLHGASGGGPLDHSRERWRSGDRSRDSSHERGDGQLTPCIRNVTSPIRQHLSDRERDSGCSSRSTSPRPQKACTSSLFYGEPHSKTLSSDMIYVCENVKEGPRSLRTAERVTLIVDNTRFVVDPSIFTAQPNTMLGGMFGSGREHNFTRPNEKGEYEVAEGISSTVFRAILDYYKSGIIRCPDGISIPELREACDYLCIAFDYSTIKCRDLSALMHELSNDGARRQFEFYLEEMVLPLMVASAQSGERECHVVVLTDDDVVDWDEEYPPQMGEEYSQIIYSTKLYRFFKYIENRDVAKSVLKERGLKKIRLGIEGYPTYKEKVKKRPGGRPEVIYNYVQRPFIRMSWEKEEGKSRHVDFQCVKSKSITNLAAAAADIPQDQLVVMHPGPQVDELDILPNHPQPSHQYDPDPDATSPAI
- the LOC109067827 gene encoding BTB/POZ domain-containing protein 10-like isoform X4 — protein: MAGHSISYDCHSDWDQWTTCPSRRICRHLSVQPRGAQLEGELVKMSLHGASGGGPLDHSRERWRSGDRSRDSSHERGDGQLTPCIRNVTSPIRQHLSDRERDSGCSSRSTSPRPQKACTSSLFYGEPHSKTLSSDMIYVCENVKEGPRSLRTAERVTLIVDNTRFVVDPSIFTAQPNTMLGGMFGSGREHNFTRPNEKGEYEVAEGISSTVFRAILDYYKSGIIRCPDGISIPELREACDYLCIAFDYSTIKCRDLSALMHELSNDGARRQFEFYLEEMVLPLMVASAQSGERECHVVVLTDDDVVDWDEEYPPQMGEEYSQIIYSTKLYRFFKYIENRDVAKSVLKERGLKKIRLGIEGYPTYKEKVKKRPGGRPEVIYNYVQRPFIRMSWEKEEGKSRHVDFQCVKSKSITNLAAAAADIPQDQLVVMHPGPQVDELDILPNHPQPSHQYDPDPDATSPAI
- the LOC109067827 gene encoding BTB/POZ domain-containing protein 10-like isoform X2, with the translated sequence MPEDAKSPGKPSLCEAARVLCAFIHQLLPCCFVLKTGGVQPRGAQLEGELVKMSLHGASGGGPLDHSRERWRSGDRSRDSSHERGDGQLTPCIRNVTSPIRQHLSDRERDSGCSSRSTSPRPQKACTSSLFYGEPHSKTLSSDMIYVCENVKEGPRSLRTAERVTLIVDNTRFVVDPSIFTAQPNTMLGGMFGSGREHNFTRPNEKGEYEVAEGISSTVFRAILDYYKSGIIRCPDGISIPELREACDYLCIAFDYSTIKCRDLSALMHELSNDGARRQFEFYLEEMVLPLMVASAQSGERECHVVVLTDDDVVDWDEEYPPQMGEEYSQIIYSTKLYRFFKYIENRDVAKSVLKERGLKKIRLGIEGYPTYKEKVKKRPGGRPEVIYNYVQRPFIRMSWEKEEGKSRHVDFQCVKSKSITNLAAAAADIPQDQLVVMHPGPQVDELDILPNHPQPSHQYDPDPDATSPAI